Sequence from the Ochrobactrum vermis genome:
CGGGATGATGCGGATATCACGTCGGGCGCCCGATACCTGAACCGCATTCTCAACCAGCCGGTCCAGCCGCGCGGGAACGGACAGATAGGGTGCTTCCACCCAGCCCTGACGCGCGCCTGCCATTCCGCTGATGAGGACAGGCAGATTGGCGGGAGCGCCGAAATGGTGAAGATGTCGTTCCAGAACAGCGGCAAATCCAATTTCCGCTGCCTTCGTCATGCCTTCGTCGCTTTTGCTTTCACCCAGCACAGCACCATCCTGATCAACCAGCCAGAGCCGGAAACTTGAGGTGCCCCAATCGACCAGAGCATAGAACATGTCATTCACCATCATCTGCCGCCGTCAGCTTCTGAAGGCGATGGTGGAGGAACGCAGATTGTCGAGCAGCACCGCCAGCAGCAGAATGAAGCCGCGCACGACATACTGGTAGAATGCCTGGATATTCAGCAGGTTCATCACATTTTCTGCAATACCCATGATAAGCACACCCACAATCACGCCTGTCATGGCGGCACGTCCGCCAGCCAGCGAGACACCGCCCAATACACATGCCGAAATGACGGAAAGCTCGAGACCTGTTGCCGCATTGGGCTGACCGGAGGTAATGCGCGATGCCAGCAGGATACCTGCGATAGCGCAGATCAGCCCTTGCAGTGCAAAGATCCATACCCGCATCCCGACAACATTGACGCCTGCCAGCCGCGACGCTTCCGGATTGCCACCGATAGCCAGCGTATTCTTGCCAAAGACGGTGCGGTTCAGGATGAAGCCGAACACAATGAATAGAGCGACCATCACCCAGATCGGTGTCGGCACGCCGAGGAACTTTGAAAGAGCCAGCTGATAGAAGGAGGGATCGTTGATACCTACGGCGCGACCATCCGAGGAAATCAGTGCCAGACCACGGACAATCTGCATGGTCGCGAGCGTAGCGATCAGCGCATTGACCTTGAACCGCGCGATGACGACACCGTTGAAGAGGCCGACAACAAAGCCAGCCGCCAGAGCGGCCAGCAGGCCGACGAGAATGGACCCGCTGACATTGGAAGCCATCACGGCAATCATGCCCGTAAAGGCCACGTTTGAACCGACCGAAAGGTCGAAATCCCGCGAAGCCAGGCAAAGCATCATCGTGCAGGCCACGATGCCGATTGTTACGACCGATTGCAGCAGCCCCAGCATGTTGCGCTCGGTGAGGAAATTGGGAACCGTCAGCGCCACGACTGCAAAGGCGATGGCAAAAATCACCACCAGCCCCTGTTCGCCGAGAAGGAGTTTTTTCAAAGCGGTCATCGTGATGCAACCTTCTGACTGTCAAATTGGATGGATGCCGTACGATCCGGTAAGGCCGCGGCAAGAATGGTGCGCTCGTCAAAACCAGCGCGATCTACGGAAGCGGCAATGCGGCCTTCGCACATGACGAGAATACGGTCCGAAATACCCATCACTTCGGGCAATTCACTCGAAACAACGACAATCGCCATGCCGTTTTCGGCAAGACCGTAGAGAATTTCATAGATCTCGGCTTTTGCGCCGACATCGATGCCGCGCGTCGGCTCGTCGATCATCAGAACCTTGACGTTCTGCTCCGAAAGCCAGCGACCGAGAATGACCTTTTGCTGGTTACCGCCCGACAGATGGACGATATCCTGCTTGCGTGACGGCGTGCGCACGCGCAGCTGCTTGATGCTCTTTTCGGCAATATCGGCTTCCTTGCGCGGACTGATCAGTCCCATCGGGGAAAAATGCCGGCGTGTCGAAATGGCGATATTTTCTTCAATGGATCGTCCCTGCAAGATGCCGTCCGCCTTGCGATCTTCCGGGCAAAGCATGATGCCCGCCTCGATGGACTTGCGCGGACTGTTGGCAGAAACCTTCATGCCGTCGACTTCGACACTGCCATTGTGGCGGCTGTCGGCACCATAGAGCAGCCGCAGCATTTCGGAACGCCCGGCACCGATAAGGCCGAACAGGCCGAGGATTTCGCCGCTGCGCACCTCGAAGCTCACCGGATCCGGCAATTCGAGCCCGCTGAGATTGTCGACCCGCAGCCGCACCTGGTCGCTTATCGGCCGGCCGCGCCAGCCCCAGATATCGGAAATCTCGCGTCCCACCATTTCCGCGATCACCTGATCGCGCGTGACACCCTCAAGGCTGCTGTGATGGGCCGCAAGCTTGCCATCGCGCAACACGGTGAGGCTGTTGCAAAGATCGAAGACCTCGTCCAGTCGGTGAGAGACATAAAGGACCACTTTGCCTTCGGCTTTGAGCCGACGGATCAGCTTGAACAGAATTTCACTTTCGCGCGAAGACAGTGACGATGTCGGTTCGTCAAGCGCAATCACGCGTGCATCGACCATGATTGCCTTGGCGATTTCCACCATCTGGCGTTCGCCGATGGAAAGCCGCGCCACCTTGATCGAGGGATCGATGTCCAGGCCGATATCGGCAAGTTTCCTGGTGACCTCATCGGTCAACTGTCGGGAATTTATGACACCGGCCTGATTGGGAAAGCGGCCAAGCCAGAGGTTTTCAGCAACCGTCAACTCCGGAACGAGCTGCAGTTCCTGATGGACGACCACCACACCAGCCTGAAAGGCATCGCGGACCGACCCGTATTTCTGCTCGATGCCATCGATAGTTATCGTGCCGCTATTCGCAGCCTGATCACCGGAAAGGATGCGGATCAGCGTGGATTTTCCGGCGCCATTTTCTCCCATGAGGCCATGGACACTGCCCTTGGCCACGGTGAAGGAAACGTCGGAGAGCGCATGCACGCCCGGATAGGATTTCGAGATATGACTGAACGCCAGAAAGCTATTCATGACATCTCCGGAAGCTGTATTGGCATATGGTGAAGAAGGGACACGGCCGCTTGAAGTTCCAACGGCCGTGCCGGGAAGAGACTGCTCGACTTATTCGATGCCGAGACCTTTTCTCACCTGCTCGAAATTATCGCGCAGGGCAAGTTCACCAGTGGTAAGGGTGAGCTTTTCCGGTTCCTTTTCATTGGCAACCCACTCAAACATATTGAGTGCGGTTTCATAACCGTGACGCTTCGGCGAGATGATAACCGTGCCATAGAAACCGGTAGGGCTAGGCTTCTTGAATTCGTTGATGGCCGAATCCGATCCACCAATGCCCACGGCAATGACATTATCCGACGAAATACCCACGCTTTCGGTAGCGCGAACAGCACCCAGAACCGCCTCGTCGTTGAGACCGACGGCGACCCAGTATTTGATTTTCGGGTTCTTGTTCAGCACCACGGTCGATGCATTCAGAGCCGCTTCTGTATCGGTCTTGGCCTGCGGTGCATCGAAAACATTGCCTTCAGGCAGTCCTGCTGCCTTCATTGCCGAAAGCGCACCTTCGACACGATCAACGGCAGTCGGCAACTGGTCATAGGAAACGCGGACCGCGCCGACATCCTTCCAGTCCCAGCCACGCTTCTTCACTTCGTCGCTGATGGCCTGGCCGACAGCCTCACCGATCTTGGTGGCGGAAATGCCCATGTGGGGCACGTCTTCAAGCGGCTTGCCATCGGCACCGACAAGACGGTCATCAACCGTCATCAGCTTCAGATCGTTGGCAGCAGCTTTCGCCACGATGCCAGGTCCAAGCTTGACGTCAGGCGTGCAGATAATCACGCCCTGCGCGCCTTGCGCACCGAGGTTGTCGAGTGCGGCCTGAACCTTTTCGCCGTCTTGCGCAGCGATCTTGACCAGGGTGAACCCTTTTTCCTTCGCCGCGATATCGGCGAATTTCCATTCGTCCTGGAACCACGGTTCTTCCGGCTGCTTCACGACGAAGCCGATCTTCACGTCCGCGGCCATAGCCGAGGTTACGGTGACGAATGCAACAGTTCCGGCCACGAGCGCAGCCTTAAACAAACTCATGATGACCTCCCAAAAAAACTTGCCCCGTCACTCCCCGACGGTTGCAGATTCGTAGCTTCATTGATCGTATCCGTCAACTATCTAGTATGATGAATTATTTCTATTGTAATATTTATATATACGTATAATCATACAGGAAACCTGATCGACAGGTGCGCGCCGTTATGGTGGATTGAACCGTCGATTTCAGGTAATGCGCCAGAAGCAGCGATTCCGCGCACTGCTTTACAAATAAGCGCTATTACCGCAGCTTTGCATGGAGGTTGAGAGTGACAGCAGTATCATCGAACGAGGCGGCGCCGGTTTCCCCATCTGCTGCAGCGCGCCCACGCGTGAAAAGCAATGTCATTTCAGCGCTTGCTCTCGATATTTGCTCCGATACCTTCGCGCCAGGCAGTTTTCTGCCGCGCGAGAACGACCTTTGTGCACGCTACAATGTGAGCCGGACAGTCATTCGCGAAGCACTGAAAGTACTGGAGGCCAAGGGCCTGGTTCGCGGACGCTCCCGTGTCGGTACCGTTGTTTGCGAGCACGACGAATGGAACATTCTGGACCCGCAAGTCATAGAATGGCTTGGGGATCGGGTTGTTGAATTCAACTTGCTCGATTGTGTGCTGGAAGCAAGGCGTTGCATTGAACCGGCAGCCGTCGTTCTCGCCGCAAAAAAGGCTACCACGCAAGAAATTGCGGATATCGAGAAAGCCTGGCAAATGATGCGAGACGCTGAGAACGATATTGGAAGCTTCACGGAAGCTGACGTGCTTTTTCATTCATGCTTGCTCAAAGCCAGCCACAACCAGGTTTTTCGTCAGCTCTCGCATACGATCAGCGCAGCTCTCAAATACTCGCTTCAAACGTCCAATGAGATTGCAGATACACGTGACGATGCCATCGCAGCTCACGGCAATCTGGTAGAGGCGTTGCGGATGCGGGATGTGGCCAAAGCAATCGAAGCCATCAAGCTGGTGCTCGACATGGCGGAAAAAGATCTGGATCAGGCCAAAATCACGGCATCGTAAACTCGGGAGACAATCACCCCGATCACACTCATAATCAGCCGGCAAACAATTTTTCCGGACAATTGCATATCGCAATCATAATTTGCTTCTTGCTATCTCCATAAATGCTCTGATGAGCGCGCCTGAGCTTCGCTCATTCAGGCATATGGCAGCTTCGTCCATGAACATTTCGCCGGAGTTAATCTGGATTGCCTTCAACCGCATGTCGGCACTGAATTCGGCTTTGGAGACGAAGCCGACACCGGCACCGCTCGCAACGATCTCCCGCACGGCTTCGCGCCCTTCAGCTTCGATGACGGGCATCAGTTGAATACCCTTGCTTGCAGCAAGTTCCTCAAGCTTCTTGCGCGTCTTCGATCCCTGTTCGCGGAAGATCAGCGGCATTTCCGCGAGCTGCTCCAGGGTCAGGGCCTGTGCTTTGGATGCCGGATGATTGACCGACGCAAAGGCAATGATGGGCGATGAACTGAGTTTGTGTATCTCGAAATCCTGGGAATCGGGAACTTCTCCCAGGATGCCTATATCGGCTTCATAACTATAAAGAGCCCTGACGACTGAATCGGTATTCCCCGTATTCACATTGATTTTCACGTCCGGATAGCGATCGCGGAACACACGCAGAATGCCCAGGAGATGATGCGCCGCATCGGCAAAAATAGTCAGATTTCCAGTCCTGAATGCGCGCGACTCGGACAGCAATTCATTTGCCTGTTTCTCTACCTCGAACAAACGATGGGTAATTTCGAGAAGCCTTTGACCAGATTCCGTGAGCGTGACTTGTTTCTTATGTCTGTAAAAAAGCAGGATGTCATATTCGTCTTCGAGCTTGCGCACCTGATCGGAGATCGCAGGCTGCGTGAGATAAAGCGCTTCCGCAGCGCGCGAAAAGCCGCCGTAAATCGCCACATAGTGAAAAGCACGTAGTTGCACGTATCTCATCGCATGACACCTTGCTCATCGGAATTATCATAAATTAAATTTATGGACTGATCTGAAAGAACGATTTTACAAATACTCTTTCAAATCACACTTTATGTCCAGCCATTTGAAGCAAGTCCGATCGCGGCGAGACCGCGCGGAGCTTGATTGACACTCAGATGAAACGCTGGAACAGGAGGTTCAAGCACGATGGCGCTCTATGATATAGCTATTGTCGGTGGGGGCATTATCGGCCTTGCCCATGCTTACGCCGCAGCAGTTCGGGGCAAGAAAGTGATCGTGCTGGATCGGGATGCGCAGAACAATGGAGCGTCGATCCGCAATTTCGGATTTGTAACGATAACCGGCCAGGCACCGGGCGATTGCTGGACCAAAGCGCGGCGCACGCGTGAGATATGGGAAGATGTTGCCAATGCTGCCGGCATCGACATTCTTCAACGCGGCATGTTGCTTGCCGCTCGACATGGCCCGGCAGAAACACTCATCGATGCATTTCTGAAAACGGACATGGGTTCGGAGTGCAAGAAGATTACAACAAGAGAGGCACAACAACGCGTGCCGAACTTGCGGCCGGAGGCCGCTCAGTTCGCTCTATCCAGTCCGCATGAGATCCGCGTCGAATCCCGAGAAGCCCTCCCCCGTCTGGCCGCTTTCCTGCGTGAAAAACTGGGTGTTACATTTCAATGGAATACCCATGTTCACGCGGTCGATGCACCATCGATCCTGACAAGCAACGGAATTGTCGAAGCAGACGTGGCAATAGTCTGTCCCGGCGATGATTTCACGGGGCTCTTTGCCGAGCGGTTGCAGAAGTATGAACCGACACGCTGCAAGTTGCAGATGCTGCGCATTGCTTCGCAAGCAAGAGCAAAATTCGAGGCAACGATTCTCTCCGAGCTTTCACTCGCGCGTTCATCAGGCTATGCTGGGCTTCCAGCGCTGACCGAACTGCAACTTCAGTTGAACAGCGAGATGCCCGACCAGCGCCTGAACGACATCCACTTGATCGTTGCACAATCGTCCGATGGTTCGCTGGTCGTCGGGGATAGTCACCATTACGCCAAGACGCCCGATCCTTTTGGCTCAACCGAAGTTGAGGAGTTCATGCTTGCAGAGCTCGACCGCGTACTGGCGTTGCCGGGACGCAGTGTTTCCACACGCTGGGTCGGCACTTATGCATCCGCGCCCGGGCGCTGGCGCATCACGGATCAACCATCGGATGCAGTGCGGATCGTTGTCGTCACGAGCGGTTGCGGTGCTTCAACGTGCTTTGCAATTGCTGAAGAAACAATTGACGGCCTGTTTGGCAGCCAGGCCATCAATATGAAAAATTCTGTACCTCAACTGGTTTGACGGCGGTTTTAAACAGATGAACGGTTCTTTGGTCCTTTTGCATCTGGCCGGTGCAGTTGCGCTTTTGCTTTGGGCGACGCGGATGGTGCGGACCGGGGTGGAGCGTGCCTATGGCGACCGGCTGCGCAGACGCCTGCGCAACCAGATGCAGAACCCGCTGCTTTCCGTTGCCTTCGGCCTTGCCCTTGCTATCGCCCTGCAAAGCTCGACAGCGGTCACGCTTCTCGTCGGTTCATTCGTCGGTTCAGGTTTTGTCAGCGGTGTCGCAGGCCTCATGGCCGTGCGTGGCGGCGAGCTTGGCTCCGCCCTTGTCGTCAAGATCCTGAGCTACGATCTCACGCTTCTGGTGCCGCTCTGCCTGGTCATCGGCACAGGTATCTTCATGACCACCGAGCGCCGCGACTGGCGCCAGATCGGCCGCATTCTGGTCGGCATCGGTCTTCTCATCATGTCGCTGGAAATGACCGGCCAGGCCACAGAGCCGTTGCGGCAAAGCGAATTGCTGCCAGTCATCGTCGACTATCTGTCCGGCGATCCGATCACAGCCTATCTGCTCGCAGCCCTGATGACATGGCTGTTTCATTCCAGCGTTGCCGCCGTCATCCTGCTCACCACCTTTGCCTCGCGCGGGCTGATCCAGCCCGAACTTGCCGTGGTGATGGTTCTGGGCGTCAATCTGGGGTCGTCGATCATCGCCCCGATCCTGACCCGCCATGCGCCGCCGGAAACCCGCGTCGTGCCGCTCGGTAATCTTTTGATGCGCGGTGCCGGATCGCTCATCATGCTGGTGCTTTACCAGACATTCAAACCGTCGGTCGCCTTCCTTGGCGCCGATCCGGTCTCGCAGGTGGTCAATGCCCATATCCTGTTCAATGTCATCGTGATGATTGCCGGCATTCCGCTTTCCGGCCTCGTACTGCGCGCAACCGAGGCGCTGGTTAATCTCAATGCGGGCAAGAACGCTCCGGCTGCACAGCAACCAATCGAGATCGAACAATATAGCGCGCTCGATACTGCCGTTCTCGACCGGCCCTCGCAGGCGCTCGCCAATGCAACCCGCGAAGTGGTCGGCGTCTGCGACACGATCGAAGTCATGCTGCGGCGGATCATCGAGCTTTATGAAAAGCCCGATCAGCTGCGGATCGATGAGCTGGAAGCCCTCGATGACCGCGTGGACAAGCGCCATGCCGCGATCAAGCTTTACCTGACCCGGCTTGCAACCCATGAGATGACCGACTTCGAGTCATTGCGCATGCAGGAACTGCTGGGCGCATGTGTGAAGCTTGAACAGGTAGGCGACATCATCGTGCGCAACATGCTGGTGCATGTTCAAAAGAAGATGGACCACAAACTGGAGTTCACCGAGGAAGGCTGGACGGAACTCAGCCATTTCCACGCCATGGTTCTGGCCAATGCGCATATGGCGTTCAACGTGATCGTTTCACGCGACGGGCGCACGGCCCGCCAGCTCGTGCAGGAAAAGGACCGGCTGCGGGAACTGGAAAAGCAGACCAGCCTGCGCCATTTCACCCGGCTGCGTGAAGG
This genomic interval carries:
- the araH gene encoding L-arabinose ABC transporter permease AraH, with protein sequence MTALKKLLLGEQGLVVIFAIAFAVVALTVPNFLTERNMLGLLQSVVTIGIVACTMMLCLASRDFDLSVGSNVAFTGMIAVMASNVSGSILVGLLAALAAGFVVGLFNGVVIARFKVNALIATLATMQIVRGLALISSDGRAVGINDPSFYQLALSKFLGVPTPIWVMVALFIVFGFILNRTVFGKNTLAIGGNPEASRLAGVNVVGMRVWIFALQGLICAIAGILLASRITSGQPNAATGLELSVISACVLGGVSLAGGRAAMTGVIVGVLIMGIAENVMNLLNIQAFYQYVVRGFILLLAVLLDNLRSSTIAFRS
- the araG gene encoding L-arabinose ABC transporter ATP-binding protein AraG → MNSFLAFSHISKSYPGVHALSDVSFTVAKGSVHGLMGENGAGKSTLIRILSGDQAANSGTITIDGIEQKYGSVRDAFQAGVVVVHQELQLVPELTVAENLWLGRFPNQAGVINSRQLTDEVTRKLADIGLDIDPSIKVARLSIGERQMVEIAKAIMVDARVIALDEPTSSLSSRESEILFKLIRRLKAEGKVVLYVSHRLDEVFDLCNSLTVLRDGKLAAHHSSLEGVTRDQVIAEMVGREISDIWGWRGRPISDQVRLRVDNLSGLELPDPVSFEVRSGEILGLFGLIGAGRSEMLRLLYGADSRHNGSVEVDGMKVSANSPRKSIEAGIMLCPEDRKADGILQGRSIEENIAISTRRHFSPMGLISPRKEADIAEKSIKQLRVRTPSRKQDIVHLSGGNQQKVILGRWLSEQNVKVLMIDEPTRGIDVGAKAEIYEILYGLAENGMAIVVVSSELPEVMGISDRILVMCEGRIAASVDRAGFDERTILAAALPDRTASIQFDSQKVASR
- a CDS encoding arabinose ABC transporter substrate-binding protein, which produces MSLFKAALVAGTVAFVTVTSAMAADVKIGFVVKQPEEPWFQDEWKFADIAAKEKGFTLVKIAAQDGEKVQAALDNLGAQGAQGVIICTPDVKLGPGIVAKAAANDLKLMTVDDRLVGADGKPLEDVPHMGISATKIGEAVGQAISDEVKKRGWDWKDVGAVRVSYDQLPTAVDRVEGALSAMKAAGLPEGNVFDAPQAKTDTEAALNASTVVLNKNPKIKYWVAVGLNDEAVLGAVRATESVGISSDNVIAVGIGGSDSAINEFKKPSPTGFYGTVIISPKRHGYETALNMFEWVANEKEPEKLTLTTGELALRDNFEQVRKGLGIE
- a CDS encoding FadR/GntR family transcriptional regulator, with the translated sequence MRVTAVSSNEAAPVSPSAAARPRVKSNVISALALDICSDTFAPGSFLPRENDLCARYNVSRTVIREALKVLEAKGLVRGRSRVGTVVCEHDEWNILDPQVIEWLGDRVVEFNLLDCVLEARRCIEPAAVVLAAKKATTQEIADIEKAWQMMRDAENDIGSFTEADVLFHSCLLKASHNQVFRQLSHTISAALKYSLQTSNEIADTRDDAIAAHGNLVEALRMRDVAKAIEAIKLVLDMAEKDLDQAKITAS
- a CDS encoding LysR substrate-binding domain-containing protein, coding for MRYVQLRAFHYVAIYGGFSRAAEALYLTQPAISDQVRKLEDEYDILLFYRHKKQVTLTESGQRLLEITHRLFEVEKQANELLSESRAFRTGNLTIFADAAHHLLGILRVFRDRYPDVKINVNTGNTDSVVRALYSYEADIGILGEVPDSQDFEIHKLSSSPIIAFASVNHPASKAQALTLEQLAEMPLIFREQGSKTRKKLEELAASKGIQLMPVIEAEGREAVREIVASGAGVGFVSKAEFSADMRLKAIQINSGEMFMDEAAICLNERSSGALIRAFMEIARSKL
- a CDS encoding TIGR03364 family FAD-dependent oxidoreductase, translating into MALYDIAIVGGGIIGLAHAYAAAVRGKKVIVLDRDAQNNGASIRNFGFVTITGQAPGDCWTKARRTREIWEDVANAAGIDILQRGMLLAARHGPAETLIDAFLKTDMGSECKKITTREAQQRVPNLRPEAAQFALSSPHEIRVESREALPRLAAFLREKLGVTFQWNTHVHAVDAPSILTSNGIVEADVAIVCPGDDFTGLFAERLQKYEPTRCKLQMLRIASQARAKFEATILSELSLARSSGYAGLPALTELQLQLNSEMPDQRLNDIHLIVAQSSDGSLVVGDSHHYAKTPDPFGSTEVEEFMLAELDRVLALPGRSVSTRWVGTYASAPGRWRITDQPSDAVRIVVVTSGCGASTCFAIAEETIDGLFGSQAINMKNSVPQLV
- a CDS encoding Na/Pi cotransporter family protein, translating into MNGSLVLLHLAGAVALLLWATRMVRTGVERAYGDRLRRRLRNQMQNPLLSVAFGLALAIALQSSTAVTLLVGSFVGSGFVSGVAGLMAVRGGELGSALVVKILSYDLTLLVPLCLVIGTGIFMTTERRDWRQIGRILVGIGLLIMSLEMTGQATEPLRQSELLPVIVDYLSGDPITAYLLAALMTWLFHSSVAAVILLTTFASRGLIQPELAVVMVLGVNLGSSIIAPILTRHAPPETRVVPLGNLLMRGAGSLIMLVLYQTFKPSVAFLGADPVSQVVNAHILFNVIVMIAGIPLSGLVLRATEALVNLNAGKNAPAAQQPIEIEQYSALDTAVLDRPSQALANATREVVGVCDTIEVMLRRIIELYEKPDQLRIDELEALDDRVDKRHAAIKLYLTRLATHEMTDFESLRMQELLGACVKLEQVGDIIVRNMLVHVQKKMDHKLEFTEEGWTELSHFHAMVLANAHMAFNVIVSRDGRTARQLVQEKDRLRELEKQTSLRHFTRLREGATRSLETSTIHLDTIRDLKQINSLLASMAYPVLEEQGLLSDTRLKTVRQVGQLQD